GGCCATGATGGCGCAATCGATCTCCCCAGTGCCCAGCATTTCGATCAGCCGCTCCGTGAAGCTGCCCTTGAGAATGAGCTCCATCTGCGGCGTGCGGGCCTTGGAGTGGTGCACCAGCTCGGGCAGCAGATACGGACCGACGGTATAGGACACGCCGATCTTGATCGTGCCGGCCAGCGGGTCCTTGCCGCGCTGGGCGATTTTCTGGATGGCGGCCGCATGCTCGAGGATACGACGGGCTTCGTAGACGATCTCCTCGCCCACCGGCGTGACCGACACCTGCCCCGCCGTGCGCTCGAACAGCTTGAGTTCCAGTTCCTCTTCCAGCTTCTTGATGGCCATCGACAGCGAGGGCTGGGAGACATTGCAAAGGTGGGCTGCGCGGCTGAAACGCTTTTCCTGCGCAAGGGCGACGATGTACTTGAGTTCGGTGAGCGTCATTGTCTGGGGCGAAAAGGGACGGCAGCTGGGGTGACTCGGTTTAACACCAATCCATGAAGCAAGTATTACGCTGATTTCATTGCGCCGACTGAATACGCCGATGCGGGCATCGCGTCATTGCCTGCGCCAGGACCGGGGGTGCACCGGGGGCACGGTAGCACCCTCCTGGCCACCGCTGGTTTCCAACCGCTTCACCAGACGCTCACTGCGCCCCTGCCCCGCCTTCCCACCGCGCCTGCCATCCCCCACCCAGCGCCTGCACCAGCGTGGCGGCCGCCAGCTGTCGGTTCACCTGCAGCTGCAGCAGCGCGCGCCGTGCCGACAGCGCGGTGACCTGGGCCGTCACCACCTCGGTGTAGCTCACCTGGCCCTCGCGGTAGCGGTTCAGCAGTTGCTGCTCGGTGAGGTTGGCGGCCGACACGGCTTCCTGGCGCAAAGGCTCCTGCGCCTGCAGCGTGCGCAGCACGGTGAGCTGGTCCTCCACGTCTTGGAAGGCAGTCAGCACCGTCTGGCGGTAGGTGGCCGCGCGGGCGTCGCGGGCGGCCTCGGCCCCTTCCACCCGGGCGGCGATGGCGCCGCCGTCGAACACCGTCTGCGCCACCGACAGCCCCAGCGACCACAGCGCGCCGGAGGCGCTGAACAGATCGCCCACGCTGGTGCCGCTGCGGCCCAGCGAGGCCGTGAGGCTCAGGCTGGGGTAATAGGCCGAGCGCTGCACGCCGATCTGCGCATTGGCCGCGGCCACCGCACGTTCGGCCGCAGCGATGTCGGGGCGGCGCTGCAGCAGGGTCGACGGAATGCCTGCGGGCACCTCGGGGGCCCGCATGTTCCAGGGCGCGGGCGGCAGCGTGAACGAGGCCGGTGCCACCCCCGTCAACACGGCGATGGCGTGTTCGTAGCGGGCGCGGTTTTGCTGCATGGTGGCGAGATCCGCGCGCGCGTTGGCCAGCTGGGTGCGGGCCTGCAGCACGTCGGAGTTGGCCACCACGCCAGCGGCGTAGCGGTTCTGGGCGATCTGCAGGCTGCGCTCGTAGCCCTGCACGGTGGCCTGCAGCAGGTCGATTTCGGCATCGGCTTCGCGCAGCTGGAAATAGGCCGACACCAGCGAGCCCACGGCAGACAGCCGGGCAGAAGCCAGATCGGCTTCGCTGGCCTGGGCATTGGCGCTGGCGTTGTCCACTGCACCGCCCAGGCGCCCCCACAGATCGGGTGCCCAGTCCGCACCCAGTGCCGCCTGGGTGGTGGTACCGCGGCGGGTGGAGCCTTCGCCGCCCGCGCGCGAGCCGCTGCCCGACAGGCTGACCGAGGGCAACAGGCCGGCGCGCTGCTCGCGCACCAGCGCCTGCGCCTGGGCGTAGGCCGCCACGGCGGCAGCGATGTTCTGGTTGGACAGTTGCACCTGCGAGGCGAGGCGGTTCAGGTCGTCGTCCTGGAACAGCGTCCACCAGTCGCCGCGGTCGATCGCATCGGCGGGCGCGGCGGGCTGCCACACCGCCCCCGCTTCCTTGAAGGCGGTGGGCAGGGGCAGTTCGGGACGCTGGTACACGGGCGCCACGGAGCAGGCGGCCAGGGGCAGCAGCGCGCCCAGGCAGGCCACGCGCACGGCGCGGGGTGCCCAGGCAAGGGAGGGAAAAGCGGATGTCATGGTTGTTGCAGTGGAGACGCAGCGGCACCCGCAGGCGGGGCCGCGCGGCTCAGTTGGTGTTCGTTGGCGGAGCGCCGGCGCAGCTTGTCCAGCAGCACGTAGACCACCGGGGTGGTGAGCAAGGTCAGCAGCTGGCTGGCGATCAGGCCGCCGATGATGGCCACGCCCAGCGGCTGGCGCAACTCGGAGCCCTGCCCGAAGCCGATGGCCAGCGGCAAGGCGCCCAGCGCGGCCGCCAGCGTGGTCATCAGGATGGGACGAAAGCGCAGCATGCAGGCCTCGCGCACCGCCTCCAGCGCCGACAGGCCCCGGGCGCGCTCGGCCTCCAGCGCGAAGTCGATGATGAGGATGGCGTTCTTCTTCACGATGCCGATCAGCAAGAACACGCCGATGAGCGCAATGATGGTGAACTGCATGTTGAACAGCAGCAGCGCCAGCACCGCCCCCACGCCGGCCGAAGGCAAGGTGGTCAGCACGGTGATGGGATGGATCAGGCTTTCGTACAGCACGCCCAGCACAATGTAGATCACTACGATGGCCGCCAGGATCAGGAAGAACTGCTGCGACTGCGATTGCTGGAACCCGAGGGCCGTGCCCTGGAAGCTGCCGCGCACGTTGGTGGGCATGGCGATGTCGGCCTCTGCCTGCTCGATGACCTGTCTCGCCTGGCTCAGCGATGTGTTCCCGTCCAGGTTGAACGAGATCGTCGTGGCCAGTTCGCCGTCCTGGTGGTTGATGGAGGTGGGCGAGGCCCGCTCCACCACCTTGGCGATGGCACTCAGCGGGACCATGGTCGATGCCGTGTTGCTCAGCACCTGCCCCGTGGAGGCACCGCGCTGGCCCGGATTGGCGGCCGTGCCGGTGGCCCCGGTCGGGTTGGACGCCACGAAGATGTCGGCCAGCGCCGGCGGGCCCTTGGTGTATTCCGGCGCCCACTCCATGATGACCGAGTACTGGTTCAGCTCGCCGTAGATGGTCGCCACCGAGCGCTGGCCGAAGGCGTTGTAGAGCGCGCTGTCGATGGCCGAGGCGCTCACGCCCAGGCGCGAGGCGCTGGCGCGGTCCACCTCCACATAGGTCTCCACGCCGTTGTCGGCCTGGTCGGTGTCCACGTCGGTCAGCAGTTCTTCCTGCTTCAGGCGCTCGGCCAGGCGCGTGGCCCACAGCCGCATGTCGGCCAGGTTGTCGCTCTTGAGGGTGTACTGGTAGGTCGAATTGCTGGAGCGCCCGCCCATGCGCAGGTCCTGCACCGGGCTCAGGAACACCTGCAGGCCGGTGATCTGCGCCAGCTGCGGCCGCAGGCGCCCGATCACGGCGTTGCTGCTGTCGGCGCGTTCGCCCACGGGCTTCAGGTTCACGAACAGAAAGCCCCCGCCCGCCCGCCCACCACCGGAAAAGCCCACCACCGTGTCCACCGCCGGATCGTTGCGGATGATGCCCACCGCCTGGCGCAGCTTGCGCGCCAGGGCGTCGGAGGAGATGCTCTGGTCGGCCCGCAGCCCGCCGTTGAGCTGGCCGTTGTCCTGCTGCGGAAAGTAGCCCTTGGGAATCTTGGTGAACAGGTACACGTTGAGCCCGATCACCGCCAGCAGCACCAGCATGACCAGCGCCTTGCTCGCCAGCGCCCAGTCCAGGCTGTGGGCGTAGCCGCGCAGCATGCCGTCGTAGCCCCGCTCGGCCCAGCGCGCGAAGCGGCCGGAGGGCTTGGCCTGGGCGGGGTCTTCCGAGCGCAGCAGCCACGCGCACATCATCGGCGTGGTGGTGAGCGAGATCACCAGCGAGATCGCCACCGCCACCGACAGCGTGACCGCGAATTCGCGGAAGAGGCGCCCCACCTGCCCGTCCATGAACAGCAGCGGGATGAACACCGCCACCAGCGACAGGCTGATCGACAGCACCGTGAAGCCCACCTCGCGCGCGCCCAGCAGCGCCGCGGCCATGCGGTCCATGCCGGCCTCGATGTGGCGGCTGGTGTTCTCCAGCACCACGATGGCATCGTCCACCACGAAGCCGGTGGCCACCGTGAGGGCCATCAGGCTGAGGTTGTTCAGGCTGAAGCCCAGAAAATACATGATGCCGAAGGTGCCCAGCAGCGACACCACCGTGGCCACCGCCGGAATGACCGTGGCGCGCGCCTTGCGCAGGAACAGGCCCACCACCAGCACCACCAGCGCGATGGAGACCATGAGCGTGAACTCGATCTCGCGCAGCGACGAGCGGATGGAATTGGTGCTGTCCGACGCCACCGATACCTGGATGTCCTGCGGCAGCTGCGCCTGCAGGTCGGGCAGCAGCGCACGCACGCCGTCCACCGTGTCGATGATGTTGGCGCCCGGCTGGCGCGTGATGAGTACGATGATGGCCGGGTCGCCGTTGAACAGGCCCAGCGTGCGCGTGTTCTCCACGCCATTGACCACGCGCGCCACGTCGCCCAGGCGCACTGGGGCGTTGTTGCGCCAGGCGATCACCAGCGAGGCGTAGTCGGACGCCTTGCGCGAGGGCGAAGGCGTGTAGATCTGCAGGCGCTTGCCGTCGCCTTCGATGGCGCCCTTGGGTCGGTTGGCGTTGGAGGCCTGGATGGCTGCGCGCACGTCTTCGGTGCTGATGCCGTAGCGGTTGAGCGCGAACGGCAGCAGTTCCACGCGCACCGCGGGCAGCGAGCCACCGCCGATCTCGACCTCGCCCACGCCCGCCACCTGCGAGATGCGCTGACTCACCACGTTGGAGACCGCGTCGTAGATCTCGCCCGGCGTGCGCGTCTTGGAGGTCAGCGTGAGGATGATGACGGGCGCATCCGCCGGATTGCGCTTGCGGTAGGTGGGGTTGCTGCGCAGCGTGGCCGGCAGGTCCACGCGCGATGCGTTGATGGCCGCCTGCACCTCGCGCGCGGCGCTGTCGATGTTGCGGCTCAGGTCGAACTGCAGGCTCACGCGGGCCGAGCCGGTCGAGCTGCTGGATGTCATCTCGTTCACGCCCGCGATCACGCCCAGCCGGCGCTCCAGCGGCGTGGCCACGCTGGTGGCCATGGTCTCGGGGCTGGCGCCCGCTAGGCTGGCCGACACCGAGATGGCCGGGTAATCCACCTGCGGCAGTGGCGCCACCGGCAGCACGAAGAACGCGGCGATGCCCGCCAGCGCCATGCCGATGGTCAGCAGCACGGTGGCGACCGGGCGCTCGACGAAGGGGCGCGACAGGTTCATGGCGTGGGCCCGGAGGGTGCCGCGCCGGACTGCGCGGGCGCGGCGGCCGTGCCCCGGCCCGTCCAGCGGCGGCCCAGCCGGTCGAAAGCCAGGTAGATCACCGGCGTGGTGAACAACGTGAGCATCTGGCTCAGCACCAGGCCGCCGAAGATGGCCAGGCCCAGAGGCCGGCGCAGCTCGGCCCCATCGCCCCAGCCCAGCATGAGCGGCAACGCGGCGAACAGCGCGGCCAGCGTGGTCATCAGGATCGGGCGAAAGCGCAGCAGCGCCGCCTGGTGGATGGCCTCTTGCGGGGCCATGCCCTGCTGGCGCTCGGCGTCGATGGCGAAGTCGATCATCATGATCGCGTTCTTCTTGACGATGCCGATCAGCAGGATGATGCCGATGATGCCGATCACTCCCAGGTCGTTGCCCGTCACCATGAGCATCAGCAAGGCCCCCACGCCGGCCGAGGGCAGCGTGGACAGGATGGTCAGCGGGTGGATGTAGCTCTCATACAGCACGCCCAGCACGATGTACACGCACACCATGGCCGCGAGAATCAGCCAGAGTTGGCTGGACAGCGATTTTTCATAGGCGCCCGCTGCCCCGAGGAACTGCATCGACAGCCCCGCCGGCACGCCGATCTCCTGCGCCGCCGCGCGGATGGCATCGACCGCGTTGCCCAGCGACACGCCCTCGGCCCGGTCGAAGCCCAGCGTGGCGGCCGGGTACTGCGCCACGCGGGTGACCTGCAGCGGCGCGAGCTGCTCGCGGATGGTGGCCACGGCGGACAGCGGCGTGGGCGTGCCGCCGCCCGTGCGCAGTTGCAGGGTGCCCAGCGCCTCGGGACTGTCCAGATGCTCCTGCTGCGCCTCCAGGATCACGCGGTACTGGTTGGTCTCGGTGAAGATGGTGGAGACGATGCGTTGGCCGAACGCGCTGTAGAGCGTGTCGTCCACCGAACTGGCCGTGACCGACAGGCGCGAGGCCGTGTTGCGGTCGATGTCCACGTAGGCCGACAGGCCCTGCGCGCCCGCATCCGACGTGGCGTTGCGCACCTGGGGCACCGTGCGCAGGCGATCCACCAGCTTGTTCGTCCATTCGTTGACCTGCGCCGAATCCACCCCGCCGATCGACAGGCGGTACTCGGTGGGCCCGGTCTCGGCGTCGATGGTCAGGTCCTGCGTGGGCTGCAGGTACAGCGTCACGCCGGCCACGGCGCGCACGCGGTCGCGCAGGCGCTGCATGACGGCCTCCTGCCCGTCGCGGTCGGCCTTCAGGTTGATCAGCATGCGCCCGGCGTTCAGCATGGTGTTGTTGGCCGCGTCCACCCCGATGAAGGAGCTGAGCGACTGCACGTCCGGGTCGGCCAGGATGGCGCGGGCCGCGGCCTGCTGCAACTCGCTCATGCGGGCGTACGACACGTCCTGCGAGGCCTCCACGCGCGCCTGCAACTGGCCCGTGTCCTGCGTGGGAAAGAGCCCCTTGGGAATCACCACGTACAGCAGCGCCGTGAGCGCCATCGTGAGCAGCGCCACCACCAGCGTGGCGCCTTGGCGGCGCAGCACCCACTGCAGCCAGATGTCATAGCGCGCGATCACGCGGTCGAAGCCGCGCTGCACCGCGCCGCCAAAGCCGCGCCGCTCGCCGTGCGGCGGCTCGGGTTTCAGCCAGCGCGCCGACATCATGGGCACGAGAGTGAGCGACACCACGGCCGAGATCAGGATGGTGAGCGCCAGGGTCACCGCGAACTCGCGGAACAGCCGCCCCACCACATCGCTCATGAACAGCAGCGGAATCAGCACCGCGATCAGGGACACCGTGAGCGAGATGATGGTGAAGCCGATCTGCGTGGCGCCCTTGAGCGCGGCCTGGAACGGCGGCTCGCCCTCCTCGATGTAGCGGGCGATGTTCTCGATCATCACGATGGCGTCGTCCACCACGAACCCGGTGGCGATGGTGAGCGCCATCAGGCTCAGGTTGTTCAGGCTGTAGCCCAGCAGGTACATCACACCGCAGGTGCCGATGAGCGAGATCGGTACCGCCAGGCTGGCGATCACCGTGGCGCGCAGGCTGTGCAGGAAAAAGAAGATCACCAGCACCACCATCAGCACGGCCAGCACCAGTTCCATCTCCACGTGGTGCACCGATGCGCGGATGCCGGTGGTGCGGTCCGACAGCACCTCCACCTTCAGCGAGGCGGGCAGCCCGGCCTGCAGCTCGGGCAGCTGCTTCTTGATGTTGTCCACCGTGGCGATCACGTTGGCGCCCGGCTGGCGCTGCACGTTCAGGATGATGGCCGGGGTCTCGTTGGCCCAGGCGCCCAGGCGGTTGTTCTCGGCGCTGTCCACCACGCGGGCCACGTCGGTCATGCGCACGGGCGCGCCGTTCTTCCAGGTGACGATGAGGTTCTTGTAGTCGGCCACCGTCACCAGTTGGTCGTTGGCGTTGATGCTGTAGGAGCGCTGCGGCCCGTCGAAGCTGCCCTTGGCGCTGTTGGCGTTGGCCGAGGTGATGGCCGTGCGCAAGGTGTCGAGCCCGATGCCGTACGAGGCCAGCGCCTTGGTGTCGGCCTGGATGCGCACGGCCGGCCGCTGCCCGCCGGCCAGGCTGACCAGGCCCACGCCGGGCACCTGGCTCATCTTCTGCGCCAGGCGCGTGTTCACGAGGTTCTGCACTTCGGTGAGCGGCAGTGTGTCGGAGCTGACGGCCAGCGTGAGCACCGGCGCATCGGCCGGGTTCACCTTGGCATACACCGGCGGCGCGGGCAGGTCGGTGGGCAGCAGCGACGATCCGGCGTTGATGGCGGCCTGCACCTCCTGCTCGGCCACGTCGAGCGCCAGCCCCAGGCCGAACTGCAGCGTGACGATGGACACGCCCGAGGCGCTGGTGGACGACATGCGCGCCAGCCCCGGCATCTGCCCGAACTGGCGCTCCAGCGGCGCACTCACGGTGCGGCTCATGACCTCGGGGCTGGCCCCGGGGTAGAGGGTCTGCACCTGGATGGTGGGGTAGTCCACCTCCGGCAGCGCCGACAGGGGCAGCAGCTTGAAGCCGACCAGGCCGGCCAGCACGATGGCCACCATCAGCAGCGCAGTGGCGACGGGTCTTTCGATGAACGGACGCGACGGACTCATGGGTGGGGCCGGACGGTCGTCAAGGGGTCTGCGGGGCGGAGGCCCCGGGCTGGGCGCCCTCCTGCGGCGGGCGCTGGCGGCGCTCGCCCTCCGGTCCACGGCCCTCGCCACGGGGGCCGAAGCCCCGGGCCTCGCCCTCCCCGCGCGGGCCCGAGGCCCGTGCGCGGCGCGGCTGGGCACCGGCGGCGCCGCTGGCTGCGGAGGCCGGGCCGCGCGCGCCCTGCAGCTGCACGGTGGCACCGTCCTTCAAACGGTCGCCGCCTTCGGTCACCACGCGCTCGCCGGCCTTCAGGCCCTCGGTGACGGCCATCAGCCCCACCGTCGCCTGGCCACGCTTGACCTTGCGCAGCGACACCGTGCGGTCTTCGTTGATGACATAGACGAAGTCGCCATTGGCGCCCGTGCGCACCGCCGTCACCGGCACCACCACGGCCGGCACCTCGCGCAGCAGGAGCTGCACGTTCACGAACTGGTTGGGAAACAGCGCACCGTTGGCGTTCTCGAACCGGGCCTTGGCCTTGACCGTGCCCGTGGTGGTGTCCACCAGATTGTCCAGCGTGGAAAACTGCCCCTTGCCCACCTCGGTGGTGCGGGTGCGGTCGAACGCCGTCACGGCCAGCGGCTGCGCGCCCTGCTGCGACGCCTGCACGTCGGTCACGCGGTCCTGGGGCACCGAGAACTGCACATCGATCGGCGCCATCTGCGTGATGGTGGCGATGCCCGTGGCCTCGCCGGCACTCACGTAGTTGCCGGCGTCCACCGTGCGCAGGCCGATGCGGCCCGTGGCGGGCGAGGTGACGCGGGTGTAGTCGAGGTTCAGGCGCGCGGTCTTCTCCTGGGCGAGGTCGGTCATCACCGTGCCCTGCAGCTGCTTGACCAGCGCGGCCTGCGTGTCCACATCCTGGCGCGCGATCGAGTCCTGCGACAGCAGCGTGCGGTAGCGCTCCAGGGTGATGCGGGCATTGTCGAGCTGCGCCTCGTCGCGCTGGCGCGTGCCCTGCGCCTGCATCAGGGCCTGCTCGTAGGGGCGCGGGTCGATCTGCGCCAGCACCTGGCCCTTCTTGACCATCTGCCCTTCGGTGAACAGCACCTGGGTGAGCACGCCCGACACCTGCGGGCGCAGGGTGACCGTGGTGACCGGCGTGACCGTCCCTAGCGCGTCGATGACCACCGGCAGCGACGCCTGCCGTGCCGTGGCCTCGCCCACCGTGACCATGGCCCGCCCGCCGCCGCCGAAACCGGGCCCGCCCGGCGCGCCCGGCCCCCCGGGACCGCCCGCGCCCCGCATCGCTCCCGCCGGGGCGGTGCTGCGCTGCACCAGATACCAGGCGCCGCCGCCCAGCAGGACCACCACGGCCAGCATCAGCAGCGTGCCGAGCCAGCGCGACCGCCGCGAGGGCGGCCGGTGGGCGGAAGGCGGCGGGTTGGGAACGGGCGCGTCGTGTGGGTGTGGATTCATGGAAATGGCTGGCGTGGCGTGTCGCGGAAAAGGTCCGTCCCGGGCGGCCGGCGGGGCAGCACGGGGGGCACGCCGAATCGTAGGGGCTCTGCGTACCGATTGTCTGGCTGCTGTGCGAAGAAAGGTAAATCTGTCGCCCGGCGCAGCGGTTCGCGCCGCGCGGCGGGCGGTTCGTCGCATGGCGCTGGCCGGACCGGGCGGCCGGGCGCACAGTGCGGCCATTCCCTCCACGACCACCCCGATCCCCAAGGAGCTGCCATGCCCGCTTTCCACACCCCCGACGATCTCGCCCCCCAGGACGACCTGGACCGCCTGGCCCGCAAGCGGGCCGGTGCCAAGATGGGCTGGCTGCTGCACGCCTGCGTGTACCTGTGCGTCAACCTGGCGCTGGCCGCCCTCGCCGCCTACCAGGGGCGCCACTGGGCGGTGTTTCCCGCGCTGGGCTGGGGCCTGGGCCTGGCGATCCATGGCGCGGCGGTGTGGCTGGCGCTGCCGGGCGGGCGGCTGCACGCCCGCCTGCTGGAGCGCGAGCGCGCCGCCCTGCGCCAGGCCCTGCAGCGGCGCTGACCGGGCGCACGGCCGCCGCCAGGAGTGCCCCCACAATCGGCCCACCAGAAGCTTTTCCTTTCTCCAGCGCCGCCATGCAGCACTTCAGCCTTCGCCAATCCATTCGCCACGGGCTGGTGATCGCCGCGTTCTGCGCCGCCATCGCCGGCATCCAGCTCGCCTACGGCCGGGGACCGTGGGACGTGCAGCTCGTGTACTCCCTGGCCATCGGCCTGCCGAGCTGGCTGCTGATCGACATCGGCCGCCTGTGGCTCTCACGCCATAGCCCCATCCCGTGGCCCCTGGGCTGGCGCGGCTGGGCGCTGGTCGCGGTGGGCGGCTCCATCGGCTTTCAGTTCGGCTCGGCCCTGGGCGATGCCTACCGCGAGAGCATGCACCCCGGCCTGACCCTGGCGTCGGCAGGCGGCCCCAGTTCGGCCATGGTGACGACGGTGTTGGCGTGCCTGGCGCTGTCGTTCTTCTTCTACGCCCAGGGAAAATCGCGCTTTCTGGAAGGCAAGATCGCCGAGGTCGAACGCGACGCCGCCGAGGCGCGCCTCAAACTGCTGGAGGCGCAGCTGGAGCCGCACATGATGTTCAACACCCTGTCCAACCTGCGCGTGCTGATCGCCGCCGACCCGCCCCGCGCCCAGGCCATGCTGGACCACCTGATCGACTACCTGCGCGCCACACTCGGCGCCTCGCGGGCCACGCTGCACCCGCTGGCCGACGAATTCGCCCGGCTGCGCGACTACCTGGAGCTGATGTCGGTGCGCATGGGCCCGCGCCTGGCCTACACGCTCGACCTGCCCGAAGCGCTCGCCCGCGTGCCCGTGCCGCCGCTGCTGCTGCAGCCGCTGGTGGAAAACGCCATCCGCCACGGCCTGGAGCCGAAGGTGGAAGGCGGCAGCATCCACATCGCCGCCCGGCCATTGCCCGACGGCCTGCTGGAACTGCTGGTGCAGGATTCGGGCGCCGGGCTGGCCGCGGGCGGCACCGCACCGCCCGGGCCACCCGGCCCGGCGCGCCAGAGCTTCGGGCTGCAGCAGGTGCGCGAGCGGCTGCACACGCTGTACGGCGAGCAAGGCACTATTAATTTGATAGCACAACGCCCTAGTGGAACATGCGCCAGGGCCGTATTTCCCTTGAATCCCCCGCTGCCATGAACCTGCCGCCCTCCCGCGCGCCCCGCGCCCTGATCGCCGAAGACGAACCGCTGCTGGCCGCTGCCCTGCGCCAGGAGCTGGCCCGGGCCTGGCCGGACCTTCAGATCGCCGCCACCGTGGGCGACGGGCTCGCGGCCGTGCAGCAGGCGCTGGACCTGCGGCCCGACGTGCTCCTGTTCGACATCCGCATGCCGGGCCAGAGCGGCCTGGAGGCGGCCGCCGAGCTGGCCGACGCCTGGCCGGCCGACACGCCCTTTCCCGCGCTGGTGTTCGTGACCGCCTACGACCAGTACGCCGTGCAGGCCTTCGAGGCCCAGGCCGTGGACTACCTGCTCAAGCCCGTGCAGCCCGAGCGGCTGCGCAAGGCCGTCCAGAAGCTGCAGGCCACCCTCGCACGGCAGGCCGCGCCCGCCGCGCTGGACTTCGAGGCCACGCTGGCCCGCCTGCGCGCACTGGTGGCGCTGCCCGGGGCCGCTGC
This region of Acidovorax sp. GBBC 1281 genomic DNA includes:
- a CDS encoding LytR/AlgR family response regulator transcription factor, with product MNLPPSRAPRALIAEDEPLLAAALRQELARAWPDLQIAATVGDGLAAVQQALDLRPDVLLFDIRMPGQSGLEAAAELADAWPADTPFPALVFVTAYDQYAVQAFEAQAVDYLLKPVQPERLRKAVQKLQATLARQAAPAALDFEATLARLRALVALPGAAAPGMAGAAAHPAPLTVIQASSGAQIHLVPVADVVVFEAADKYVRVLTATQEYLIRTPLKELAAQLDANTFWQVHRGTLVRASAIASAMRDESGRLHLRLRERPETLAVSRLYAHRFKAM